From Gemmatimonadaceae bacterium, the proteins below share one genomic window:
- a CDS encoding DUF4159 domain-containing protein, translating into MRPDRRAMLLVTVVAGLLAMPRTDADAQGRGRGRDRVSAEDLPPNVPYDGRWTFARIRYSMSIDAFGGRRGRDVPWAHDYPRGERNFSKILGEISTVRVRMAESVVISLNDPELFKYPVAYMAEAGYWSPNEAETAGLRAYLLKGGFVIFDDFAGQAWNNFERQLRRVMPELRLIRLTAEHPIFDSFFKIPSLDYDHPYYGVKAEFWALFEDNDPRKRMLVIANYNNDLSEYWEYSGEGMFPIDLSNESYKLGINYIVYALTR; encoded by the coding sequence ATGAGACCGGATCGCCGCGCCATGCTGCTCGTGACGGTCGTTGCCGGCCTGTTGGCGATGCCGCGCACGGACGCCGACGCCCAGGGCCGTGGCCGCGGACGCGATCGCGTGAGCGCCGAGGACCTGCCACCGAACGTGCCATACGACGGCCGCTGGACCTTCGCGCGCATCCGGTATTCGATGTCCATCGATGCATTTGGCGGGCGCCGCGGCCGTGATGTCCCCTGGGCGCACGACTACCCGCGCGGCGAGCGCAACTTCTCCAAGATCCTCGGGGAAATCAGCACGGTGCGTGTTCGCATGGCGGAGAGCGTAGTGATCTCGCTCAACGACCCGGAGCTCTTCAAGTATCCCGTCGCCTACATGGCCGAGGCCGGCTACTGGAGCCCGAACGAGGCGGAGACCGCTGGCCTGCGCGCCTATCTGCTCAAGGGAGGCTTCGTCATCTTCGACGACTTCGCGGGTCAGGCCTGGAACAACTTCGAACGGCAGCTCCGCCGCGTGATGCCCGAATTGCGGCTCATCCGACTCACGGCTGAGCATCCAATCTTCGACTCGTTCTTCAAGATCCCATCGCTGGACTATGACCATCCGTACTACGGGGTGAAGGCCGAGTTCTGGGCCCTGTTCGAGGACAATGACCCGCGCAAGCGGATGTTGGTCATCGCGAACTACAACAATGACCTCTCGGAGTACTGGGAGTACTCGGGCGAGGGGATGTTCCCGATCGACCTGTCCAACGAATCGTACAAGCTGGGCATCAACTACATCGTCTACGCACTGACGCGCTGA